The following proteins are encoded in a genomic region of Coffea eugenioides isolate CCC68of chromosome 6, Ceug_1.0, whole genome shotgun sequence:
- the LOC113774219 gene encoding uncharacterized protein LOC113774219, whose product MPEPNPEPRINPIVQAAAAIQRMTDLLAHVMEQQGHNPNPLVGNPENPRNHIESEDRTLERFQKFFPPKFLGRPDPDVAESWLEKMVDIFAVLHYSEERQRLNVEIQKDLAVVQINTFSEAVEKALRVENVRLQVRNFQVKKRGFPASSSSQGDKGTPPKFGREAGGGRLLGMAQGTPPRGGQTGRGEQRSASQGSSVSISRGPYRFCRKPNHIEDNCWRKERKCLRCGSAEHQIANCLVLLWEARVTTQSSKATSGQSKMEGTKPKVPTRVYSLEQRPVPDFAEVVEGTIPIFHRLGRILIDPGATYSFINPDFMCGIDIKLVSLSYDLKVSTPPENQCLITSMMYVDCEIWVGERKLLGNLISLAIQGYDVILGIDWLAKYDAQLDCKRNVVELRIPGEATLRLDVRGSLASSALISGIRVRKLLSRGAQEFLTFLINTLTDKLNIEDVPIVGEYPNVFPDELVNLPPEREIEFEINLLPGTL is encoded by the exons ATGCccgaaccaaaccctgaacccaGAATTAACCCTATTGTTCAGGCAGCCGCTGCTATTCAGCGGATGACCGATCTTTTAGCCCATGTCATGGAACAACAGGGCCACAACCCTAATCCGCTAGTTGGGAACCCCGAAAATCCCAGGAATCATATAGAGAGTGAGGATCGAACCCTcgagaggtttcaaaaattcTTCCCACCAAAGTTTCTAGGAAGGCCAGATCCTGATGTGGCCGAGAGCTGGTTagagaagatggtggatatctttgcgGTCTTACACTATAGTGAGGAGAGGCAG AGGCTAAATGTAgagattcaaaaggatctggcggtagTCCAGATCAATACTTTTAGTGAAGCAGTGGAGAAAGCCTTGCGAGTTGAAAATGTGAGACTgcaagttagaaactttcagGTGAAGAAACGAGGATTTCCTGCGAGTAGTTCGTCACAGGGGGATAAgggtacccctcccaagttcgGAAGGGAAGCCGGAGGAGGAAGGCTACTGGGAATGGCACAGGGAACTCCGCCAAGAGGTGGTCAAACTGGACGAGGCGAACAGAGAAGTGCCTCACAGGGGAGCTCAGTCTCGATTTCTCGTGGTCCTTATAGATTTTGTAGGAAACCAAACCACATCGAGGACAACTGTtggaggaaggaaagaaaatgcTTACGCTGTGGGAGTGCGGAGCATCAAATAGCCAACTGTTTGGTGTTACTTTGGGAGGCGAGAGTAACTACCCAATCATCGAAGGCCACCTCGGGGCAGTCCAAAATGGAAGGAACAAAGCCGAAGGTGCCTACACGGGTGTACTCCCTTGAGCAACGCCCAGTCCCAGATTTTGCTgaagtggtggaaggtacgattcctatcTTCCATCGTCTAGGTAGGATTTTGATAGATCCAGGTGCCACCTATTCCTTTATTAACCCTGATTTTATGTGCGGAATTGATATTAAACTTGTTAGCTTGTCTTACGATTTGAAAGTTAGTACTCCTCCGGAAAACCAATGTTTAATCACTAGTATGATGTATGTtgattgtgaaatttgggtaggagagaggaagctATTGGGGAATCTTATAAGCTTAGCTATTCAGGGGTACGACGTTATTTTAGGAATAGActggttagctaagtatgatgcCCAACTTGACTGTAAGAGAAATGTGGTAGAATTGCGTATACCGGGGGAGGCGACTTTAAGGTTAGATGTAAGGGGTAGCCTAGCCTCATCTGCATTAATTTCGGGTATTCGGGTTAGGAAACTTCTGAGTAGAGGGGCACAAGAGTTCCTAACTTTTCTTATTAACACTCTCACCGATAAATTGAATATAGAAGATGTACCTATAGTGGGTGAATATCCGaatgtatttcctgatgaattagtaaaTCTACCTCCGGAGCGAGAGATAGAATTTGAGATTAACCTATTACCGGGGacgttgtag